A stretch of Pseudomonas sp. LRP2-20 DNA encodes these proteins:
- a CDS encoding DUF1269 domain-containing protein, with protein sequence MSSSNVLSSPDATAQRLVDEDEQARQADLLGQVAFADTACAPKAVAVIWSFIRSYDQHHSEMSLDQWLTQEFNKYPHLWQGNAEVETVARSLINSISRTNQHKASLQRNLDRGKSAVNWLARELEQDAQNNPELNLSEYASQVQGMLASANVSLAQTLEPGVRHSTVSGDMTHAPSSILAETQVTNWDETSRLEISKEINKQALLNAALNASYHGARILGQRTWNWLRGEENEPASAAMQAFFNSSLKSADHVGAQVAVSGGVMVAAKSGWLSFFNGTSAEEVAITTYVGLERAKALYKLGEGGILADTAINAIEHTTMVAARSLAQVVEQKGAELGAQWGATLGAVFGPGGTAIGGVVGGVVGRAAGRAVGTLIEQGGRKVVEVAKKVVRSVVSTVKEVGAKVVGGAIKLFTSLFD encoded by the coding sequence GTGAGTTCCTCAAACGTACTTTCTTCCCCTGATGCTACTGCGCAACGCCTCGTAGACGAAGACGAACAAGCGCGCCAAGCTGACCTGCTTGGCCAGGTCGCCTTCGCTGATACAGCCTGCGCACCTAAGGCGGTTGCGGTCATCTGGAGCTTCATCCGATCCTACGACCAGCATCACAGCGAGATGTCACTGGATCAATGGCTCACCCAGGAATTCAATAAGTATCCGCATCTGTGGCAAGGCAACGCCGAAGTCGAGACTGTCGCGCGCTCGTTGATCAACTCCATCTCGCGCACCAACCAGCACAAAGCGTCATTGCAACGAAACCTCGACAGGGGAAAGAGCGCGGTCAATTGGTTGGCCAGAGAGCTGGAACAGGATGCTCAGAACAATCCCGAGTTGAACCTGAGCGAGTACGCGAGCCAGGTGCAGGGGATGCTGGCGTCAGCCAATGTGTCGCTGGCGCAGACGCTCGAGCCGGGTGTGCGTCATTCCACAGTGTCTGGCGATATGACCCATGCACCTTCGTCGATTCTTGCCGAAACCCAGGTGACCAATTGGGACGAAACATCCCGCTTGGAGATTTCCAAAGAGATCAACAAGCAAGCGCTGTTGAATGCAGCCCTGAACGCGTCGTATCACGGCGCGCGAATTCTCGGACAACGCACCTGGAATTGGCTGCGTGGTGAAGAAAACGAACCTGCCAGCGCGGCAATGCAGGCGTTTTTCAATAGCTCGCTGAAGTCGGCCGACCATGTTGGTGCACAGGTTGCAGTTTCTGGCGGGGTGATGGTCGCAGCAAAAAGCGGCTGGTTGAGCTTCTTCAATGGCACTTCCGCCGAGGAGGTCGCGATCACGACTTACGTTGGCCTGGAGCGGGCCAAAGCCCTGTACAAGCTCGGGGAAGGCGGCATTCTTGCGGATACCGCGATCAACGCAATCGAGCACACAACCATGGTGGCTGCCCGCTCATTGGCTCAGGTTGTGGAACAGAAAGGCGCTGAACTGGGAGCTCAGTGGGGGGCTACTTTAGGCGCTGTGTTCGGTCCCGGTGGTACGGCTATCGGTGGCGTTGTGGGTGGTGTCGTTGGCCGTGCGGCAGGGAGAGCCGTCGGTACACTCATCGAACAGGGTGGAAGGAAGGTTGTCGAGGTTGCTAAGAAGGTGGTTCGCAGCGTGGTGAGTACAGTCAAGGAAGTGGGAGCGAAGGTTGTTGGCGGCGCGATAAAACTCTTCACATCGCTGTTTGATTGA
- a CDS encoding dynamin family protein — protein sequence MWLEKYSNRYRWAYDAYQRFIGEVDPSLAGDFNRSSHVTVAVYGATQVGKTTLILDLLGVTGEALERASSVLRGDQRMGKSSTACAIRYGRSKDDYWYIGDNSGALDDEAARVQFSAIRTELEEGRAQSVDVLSVRLPSMFFEQGGGDALSLDLRILDIPGINAVNEAEQAQVARVAEKYVATADLILLVGRADDLGFLHPNKLKLAALGDWMLQPNRYRVVLSYTFSPASFKTWFGQDERTLQQVRAKLYQELGTHDYKPPKSVEAMLYPLEFGDSLRSLGATPEYHQAAVTLIQQLRRELLASITESASPYGRLASAFKMKTLIDARLDREQVHYEEHRKGLEGDLQHELNALKQAEGLLSGCQEESGTLVHHRRRLNRYRKLYKGSDVRGFFVQPLPNTTESVSALKLVAIQFENGIQAKWKAMCERHAHRQAHVRLAELSPPATTALSSFYQKMDGYLTDGYWWSSENFRSDRSMLLGAAVKVVDAYAEAANLEIKKYFEHQESGLERKYSDYKRRLDVMKRTVAERQQAVEDIQGKRYHLEQAHAQFKARMQFSMDHSHKFEQYILEAFKAELDRVREAIRRPLSALEQIYDMFYLHVLLGELDKMLEGKKF from the coding sequence ATGTGGCTTGAGAAGTACAGCAACCGCTATCGCTGGGCCTATGACGCGTATCAGCGTTTCATCGGCGAGGTAGATCCAAGCCTGGCTGGAGACTTCAACCGCTCCAGCCATGTGACGGTCGCCGTCTATGGTGCGACCCAGGTCGGCAAGACCACGCTGATTCTGGACTTGCTGGGTGTGACCGGCGAGGCGTTGGAACGTGCTTCCAGCGTATTGCGGGGCGACCAGCGTATGGGCAAGTCTTCGACGGCCTGTGCCATTCGTTACGGCCGTTCGAAGGATGATTACTGGTACATCGGCGACAACAGTGGTGCGCTGGATGATGAAGCCGCGAGGGTGCAGTTTTCCGCGATACGCACCGAGCTGGAGGAAGGTAGAGCACAGTCCGTGGACGTGTTGTCCGTGCGGCTGCCATCAATGTTCTTCGAGCAAGGAGGAGGGGATGCGCTGAGTCTGGATCTGCGCATTCTCGATATCCCGGGCATCAATGCGGTCAACGAAGCCGAGCAGGCCCAGGTCGCGCGGGTGGCGGAGAAGTATGTGGCCACGGCCGATCTGATCTTGCTGGTCGGGCGTGCAGATGACTTGGGCTTCCTTCATCCCAACAAGCTCAAGTTGGCGGCGTTGGGAGACTGGATGCTGCAGCCCAACCGCTATCGGGTGGTGCTCTCCTATACGTTCTCGCCTGCCAGCTTCAAGACCTGGTTCGGCCAAGACGAGCGAACGCTTCAGCAGGTCAGGGCCAAGCTCTACCAGGAGCTGGGTACCCATGACTACAAACCGCCCAAGTCGGTCGAGGCGATGTTGTACCCACTGGAGTTCGGCGACTCGCTGCGAAGCCTGGGGGCGACGCCTGAATATCATCAAGCAGCCGTTACATTGATTCAGCAATTACGACGCGAGCTATTGGCAAGCATCACCGAGTCGGCCAGCCCCTACGGCCGGCTCGCGTCCGCGTTCAAGATGAAAACCTTGATCGATGCCAGGCTTGATCGAGAGCAGGTTCATTACGAGGAGCACAGGAAGGGGCTGGAAGGCGACCTCCAGCATGAACTGAATGCGTTGAAGCAGGCTGAGGGGCTATTGAGTGGCTGTCAGGAAGAAAGCGGCACGCTCGTTCATCACAGGCGTCGCCTGAACCGTTACCGGAAACTGTACAAGGGTAGTGATGTTCGTGGCTTCTTCGTTCAGCCTCTGCCGAATACTACCGAATCAGTCAGTGCCCTAAAGTTGGTTGCCATTCAGTTCGAAAACGGGATCCAGGCGAAATGGAAGGCAATGTGCGAACGTCACGCCCATCGTCAGGCCCATGTTCGGCTGGCTGAGCTTTCGCCACCCGCAACCACTGCGCTGAGCAGCTTCTATCAGAAGATGGACGGGTATCTCACCGACGGTTACTGGTGGTCCAGCGAGAACTTCCGTTCTGACCGGAGCATGCTTCTTGGAGCAGCTGTGAAGGTGGTGGATGCCTATGCCGAAGCCGCAAACTTGGAAATTAAGAAGTACTTTGAGCATCAGGAGAGTGGCCTGGAACGTAAGTATTCGGACTACAAGCGGCGGCTTGACGTCATGAAAAGAACCGTTGCAGAGCGTCAGCAAGCGGTGGAGGACATACAAGGCAAGCGCTATCACCTTGAACAGGCTCACGCGCAATTCAAAGCCCGCATGCAATTCAGCATGGACCACTCGCACAAGTTCGAACAATACATCCTCGAAGCTTTCAAGGCCGAGCTCGATCGTGTCCGGGAAGCCATCCGCCGTCCGCTCAGTGCGCTGGAGCAGATCTACGACATGTTCTACCTGCATGTACTGCTGGGCGAACTAGACAAAATGCTGGAAGGGAAGAAGTTCTGA
- a CDS encoding DUF932 domain-containing protein: MAHLIETMAYAGTTPWHGLGNPLSQKQPIEVWQREAGMDWQILESPVHFKSDAIGHLGAIHSFPEQKVLYRSDSKAPLSVVSQRYHTVQPREVLEFYRDLTEVSGYELETAGVLKGGRKFWALARTGQGAALKGNDQVNGYLLLATSCDGTLATTATPTTVRVVCNNTLTIALDGTCRAIKVPHNTRFDPKAVKKQLGIAVSQWDDFMHRMRALAERKVQWHEALGFFMTVMCETSPTGVLPEQLPNERALRKVQELYEGRGRGSQLDSARGTAWGLLNAVTEYVDHERRARSNEYRMDSAWFGQGAQIKQRALDAALQLAA, translated from the coding sequence ATGGCACATCTCATCGAAACCATGGCCTACGCTGGCACTACCCCGTGGCATGGCCTGGGTAATCCGCTCAGTCAGAAGCAACCTATCGAAGTCTGGCAACGCGAAGCTGGAATGGACTGGCAGATTCTGGAAAGCCCCGTGCATTTCAAATCGGATGCTATCGGCCACCTGGGCGCGATCCACTCCTTCCCCGAGCAAAAGGTGCTCTATCGATCCGACAGCAAGGCGCCGCTGTCGGTGGTCTCTCAGCGCTATCACACGGTGCAGCCCCGAGAGGTACTCGAGTTTTATCGTGACCTCACCGAAGTTTCCGGCTACGAGTTGGAAACGGCCGGCGTGCTCAAGGGTGGGCGCAAGTTCTGGGCGCTGGCGCGTACTGGGCAAGGCGCGGCGCTCAAGGGCAACGACCAGGTGAATGGCTATCTGCTGCTGGCGACCTCCTGCGACGGCACACTGGCCACCACAGCCACACCAACCACGGTGCGCGTCGTGTGCAACAACACCCTGACCATCGCCCTGGATGGCACCTGCCGGGCGATCAAGGTGCCGCACAACACCCGTTTCGATCCGAAGGCGGTGAAGAAGCAACTCGGTATCGCCGTCTCGCAATGGGACGACTTCATGCACCGCATGCGTGCCCTGGCTGAGCGCAAGGTGCAGTGGCATGAGGCATTGGGCTTCTTCATGACCGTGATGTGCGAGACCAGTCCGACCGGAGTACTGCCGGAGCAACTGCCCAACGAGCGCGCCCTGCGCAAGGTTCAGGAGCTGTACGAAGGTCGTGGTCGCGGCAGCCAGCTGGACTCGGCGCGCGGTACCGCCTGGGGCCTGCTCAACGCCGTGACCGAGTACGTCGACCACGAGCGCCGTGCGCGCAGCAACGAGTACCGCATGGACTCGGCCTGGTTCGGCCAGGGCGCGCAAATCAAGCAACGCGCCCTGGATGCTGCGCTGCAGCTCGCCGCTTAA